A window from Micromonospora terminaliae encodes these proteins:
- a CDS encoding ATP-binding protein, with the protein MTDDLLDGPGDGVGRVLGTADATPLTFWTAVAPGSYLQLDDVVVTRRELPDREPVTIAGVVTQVRARHEGAQFDSDVFAIADGTLPAQVQEAAEVTTTRVDPEFYVPPTPGAVVHRAEGDARARALHFDRMERRIPMGMGRDGVPVYLNADFLDGTRGAHVSISGISGVATKTSFATFLLYSVFRSGVLGGDAVNAKALIFNVKGEDLLFLDHPNTRLDDATRAGYAKLGLDAGAFPDVRVHAPPRVGDSSGTPDVSSRLTGVDSFYWTLSEFCADRLLPYVFADADDERQQYTMVVHSVAAHLARYAQPADGGVSIDGVRLGSYADLVDHIVEQLNDDETRGDWAGSAVGLGTVNAFARRLIGSKKDLGRLIRGDLATRRPHSINTAESAQVTVVDLHNLPDRAQRFVVGVTLKSEFERKEKAGTAKPLLFVVLDELNKYAPREGSSPIKEVLLDIAERGRSLGVILVGAQQTASEVERRIVTNSAIRVVGRLDPAEASRPEYGFLPPAQRQRALLAKPGTMFVNQPDIPVPLCLEFPFPAWATRVSEAGRAPSETLRSITQAADPFAVVGSGTSDDDIPF; encoded by the coding sequence ATGACCGACGACCTGCTCGACGGCCCCGGCGACGGGGTCGGCCGGGTGCTCGGCACCGCCGACGCCACCCCGCTCACCTTCTGGACGGCGGTCGCCCCCGGCAGCTACCTCCAGCTCGACGACGTCGTGGTGACCCGCCGCGAGCTGCCCGACCGGGAGCCGGTCACCATCGCCGGGGTGGTCACCCAGGTGCGCGCCCGGCACGAGGGCGCGCAGTTCGACTCCGACGTGTTCGCCATCGCCGACGGCACCCTCCCCGCCCAGGTGCAGGAGGCCGCCGAGGTCACCACCACCCGCGTCGACCCGGAGTTCTACGTGCCGCCCACCCCCGGCGCCGTGGTGCACCGGGCCGAGGGCGACGCCCGGGCCCGGGCCCTGCACTTCGACCGGATGGAGCGGCGCATCCCCATGGGCATGGGCCGCGACGGCGTCCCGGTCTACCTCAACGCCGACTTCCTCGACGGCACCCGGGGTGCCCACGTCTCCATCTCCGGCATCTCCGGCGTGGCCACCAAGACCAGCTTCGCCACCTTCCTGCTCTACTCGGTCTTCCGCTCCGGGGTGCTGGGCGGCGACGCGGTCAACGCCAAGGCGCTCATCTTCAACGTCAAGGGTGAGGACCTGCTCTTCCTCGACCACCCCAACACGCGGCTCGACGACGCCACCCGGGCCGGCTACGCGAAGCTCGGGCTCGACGCCGGCGCCTTCCCCGACGTCCGGGTCCACGCCCCGCCCCGGGTCGGCGACTCCTCCGGCACCCCCGACGTGAGCAGCCGGCTCACCGGGGTGGACAGCTTCTACTGGACGCTGAGCGAGTTCTGCGCCGACCGCCTGCTCCCCTACGTCTTCGCCGACGCCGACGACGAGCGGCAGCAGTACACGATGGTGGTGCACTCGGTCGCCGCCCACCTGGCGAGATACGCCCAGCCCGCCGACGGCGGGGTGAGCATCGACGGGGTGCGGCTGGGGTCCTACGCCGACCTGGTCGACCACATCGTCGAGCAGCTCAACGACGACGAGACCCGGGGCGACTGGGCGGGCAGCGCGGTCGGCCTCGGCACGGTCAACGCGTTCGCCCGCCGGCTGATCGGCAGCAAGAAGGACCTGGGCCGGCTGATCCGGGGCGACCTGGCCACCCGCCGCCCGCACTCGATCAACACCGCCGAGTCCGCCCAGGTCACGGTGGTCGACCTGCACAACCTGCCGGACCGGGCGCAACGCTTCGTGGTCGGCGTGACGCTCAAGAGCGAGTTCGAGCGCAAGGAGAAGGCGGGCACCGCGAAACCGCTGCTGTTCGTCGTCCTCGACGAGCTCAACAAGTACGCCCCGCGGGAGGGCTCCTCGCCCATCAAGGAGGTGCTGCTCGACATCGCCGAGCGTGGCCGCTCGCTCGGGGTGATCCTCGTCGGCGCCCAGCAGACCGCCAGCGAGGTCGAGCGGCGGATCGTCACCAACTCGGCGATCCGGGTCGTCGGCCGGCTCGACCCGGCCGAGGCGTCCCGCCCCGAATACGGCTTCCTGCCGCCCGCCCAGCGGCAGCGCGCCCTGCTCGCCAAGCCGGGAACCATGTTCGTCAACCAGCCCGACATCCCGGTCCCGCTCTGCCTGGAGTTCCCCTTCCCGGCCTGGGCCACCCGGGTCTCCGAGGCGGGCCGGGCGCCCTCGGAGACGCTGCGCTCGATCACCCAGGCGGCCGACCCGTTCGCGGTCGTGGGCTCGGGCACCTCCGACGACGACATCCCGTTCTAG
- a CDS encoding DUF7144 family membrane protein, with the protein MRTPGATVTAPERTGRPVLAGTLLVATGLADALAAYGMLRSGTFMVLIRGGLYPVDLTAWAWSQLTVGVAVALAGLVAAVTGRRGAATVAIGGALLAIAVDLLLLPYAPIRVLLVAAVDAAAIRLLLRHRRATRPGGMRPTVSGARRSGP; encoded by the coding sequence ATGCGGACACCGGGGGCCACCGTCACGGCGCCGGAGCGGACCGGCCGCCCGGTGCTCGCCGGTACGCTGCTGGTCGCCACCGGCCTGGCCGACGCGCTGGCCGCGTACGGCATGCTCCGGTCCGGGACGTTCATGGTGCTGATCCGGGGCGGCCTCTACCCGGTCGACCTCACCGCCTGGGCCTGGTCGCAGCTGACGGTCGGAGTGGCGGTCGCGCTCGCCGGCCTGGTGGCCGCGGTCACCGGCCGGCGGGGCGCGGCCACCGTCGCGATCGGCGGCGCCCTGCTGGCGATCGCCGTGGACCTGCTCCTCCTGCCGTACGCGCCGATCCGGGTGCTCCTGGTGGCCGCCGTCGACGCCGCGGCGATCCGGCTGCTGCTCCGGCACCGCCGGGCCACCCGGCCGGGCGGGATGCGCCCGACGGTCAGCGGGGCTCGCAGATCCGGCCCGTGA
- a CDS encoding alpha/beta fold hydrolase, producing MSSMSTASVTTGTLAVPDGRLYYEVRGHGPLVALVAAPMDADAFAPLADLLAAEHTVLTTDPRGIRRSVLHDPHQDSTPELRADDVVRLLAHVDAGPAAVLGSSGGAVTVLALAQAAPAGVHTVVAHEPPLLGLLPDRAELLASEDDMIATYRAGDRLGAGRKFLAAANIQLPEEVVLGMFGGEPDPQAAADEHFQYLHMIRGTTRFRPDVDALRDGPARIVVGLGERSAGEVCDRTSRALAAALGTAPTMFPGGHIGFVEDPPAFAARLREVLAER from the coding sequence ATGAGCAGCATGTCGACCGCGTCCGTCACCACCGGCACCCTGGCGGTGCCCGACGGGCGGCTGTACTACGAGGTACGCGGGCACGGCCCGCTCGTGGCCCTGGTCGCCGCCCCGATGGACGCCGACGCCTTCGCCCCGCTGGCCGACCTGCTGGCCGCGGAGCACACGGTGCTGACCACCGACCCGCGCGGGATCCGCCGCAGCGTCCTGCACGACCCGCACCAGGACTCGACCCCCGAGCTGCGCGCCGACGACGTCGTCCGGCTCCTCGCCCACGTCGACGCGGGCCCGGCCGCCGTGCTCGGGTCCAGCGGCGGGGCGGTGACCGTCCTCGCCCTGGCCCAGGCGGCTCCCGCCGGGGTGCACACGGTCGTGGCGCACGAACCGCCGCTGCTCGGCCTGCTGCCGGACCGGGCCGAACTCCTGGCGAGCGAGGACGACATGATCGCCACCTACCGGGCCGGGGACCGGCTCGGCGCCGGGCGCAAGTTCCTCGCCGCGGCGAACATCCAGCTGCCGGAGGAGGTGGTCCTGGGCATGTTCGGCGGCGAGCCCGATCCGCAGGCGGCGGCCGACGAGCACTTCCAGTACCTGCACATGATCCGGGGAACCACCCGCTTCCGGCCCGACGTCGACGCCCTGCGCGACGGACCGGCCCGGATCGTCGTCGGACTCGGGGAGCGGTCGGCCGGCGAGGTCTGCGACCGCACCTCCCGGGCGCTCGCCGCGGCACTGGGCACGGCGCCGACGATGTTCCCGGGCGGGCACATCGGCTTCGTCGAGGACCCGCCGGCCTTCGCCGCGCGGCTGCGCGAGGTGCTCGCCGAGCGCTGA
- a CDS encoding sigma-70 family RNA polymerase sigma factor yields the protein MSVSSPAAAGSADRPPADEATFTALVAPLRRELHAHCYRMLGSVHDADDALQDALLRAWRGLPTFAGHGSLRSWLYTVATRVCLDAIAGRARRALPVDLGPASDRAVTDSGPLHDVAWLGPYPDTGLAAGPVAPGARYEQREAVELAFVAAVQHLPGNQRAALLLFDVLGYPAAEIAAMLGTSTTSVNSALARARRVLAQRAPAATQQRTLRMLDDVRLREVVTGYTAALENGDADALVALLTEDVTWSMPPMPHWYRGVPAVLDFARSAPLGPCGSWRHLPVGANGQPAVAGYLRRAGTGPYLPWSVNVLTLREGRIAGITSFLGAAHVTAFGLPDALPPTR from the coding sequence GTGAGCGTCAGTTCTCCCGCCGCCGCCGGATCCGCGGACCGGCCGCCGGCCGACGAGGCCACCTTCACGGCGCTCGTCGCGCCGCTGCGCCGGGAGCTGCACGCCCACTGCTACCGGATGCTCGGCTCGGTCCACGACGCCGACGACGCCCTCCAGGACGCGCTGCTGCGGGCGTGGCGCGGGTTGCCGACCTTCGCGGGGCACGGTTCGCTGCGGTCGTGGCTGTACACCGTGGCGACCCGGGTCTGCCTCGACGCGATCGCCGGCCGCGCCCGGCGGGCCCTGCCGGTCGACCTCGGCCCGGCCAGCGACCGGGCGGTGACCGACAGCGGTCCGCTCCACGACGTCGCCTGGCTCGGCCCGTACCCGGACACCGGCCTCGCGGCCGGCCCCGTCGCCCCCGGTGCCCGGTACGAGCAGCGCGAGGCCGTCGAGCTGGCCTTCGTGGCCGCGGTGCAGCACCTGCCCGGTAACCAGCGGGCCGCGCTGCTGCTCTTCGACGTCCTCGGCTACCCGGCCGCGGAGATCGCCGCCATGCTGGGCACCTCGACCACGTCGGTGAACTCGGCCCTCGCGCGGGCCCGCCGGGTGCTCGCCCAGCGGGCTCCCGCCGCCACCCAGCAGCGCACCCTGCGGATGCTCGACGACGTGCGGCTGCGGGAGGTCGTCACCGGCTACACGGCGGCCCTGGAGAACGGTGACGCGGACGCCCTGGTCGCCCTGCTCACCGAGGACGTCACCTGGTCCATGCCACCGATGCCGCACTGGTACCGGGGCGTCCCCGCCGTGCTGGACTTCGCCCGGTCGGCGCCGCTCGGCCCGTGCGGCAGCTGGCGGCACCTGCCCGTCGGCGCGAACGGGCAGCCCGCCGTCGCCGGCTACCTGCGCCGGGCCGGGACCGGCCCGTACCTCCCGTGGTCGGTGAACGTGCTGACGCTGCGGGAGGGCCGGATCGCCGGGATCACCTCGTTCCTGGGCGCGGCGCACGTCACGGCGTTCGGGCTGCCGGACGCGCTGCCGCCGACCCGCTGA
- a CDS encoding pyrimidine reductase family protein: MSVGTPIERIWPAPVTGPLTDPELTALYGRAPHPHLRVNFVASADGAVTLDGYSAGLSGEPDKRVFGLLRMLCDGLVVAAGTLRHEGYRAVRLGEARRAWRREQGLAEYPTLVVVSGSLDLDPAQACFADAPVRPLVLTRANAEPPPGLTEVADLVRCGTDRVDLAAGLAELRRRGLDQLLCEGGPQLFGALTAADLVDELCLTVAPLLAGAGPGRITAGAGSAPRHLPLRHVLAAADGVLMLRYARDPGGTPPAGAAPAA; the protein is encoded by the coding sequence ATGAGCGTCGGAACACCGATCGAACGGATCTGGCCGGCACCCGTCACCGGGCCGCTGACCGACCCGGAGCTGACCGCGCTCTACGGCCGCGCCCCGCACCCGCACCTGCGGGTGAACTTCGTGGCCAGCGCCGACGGCGCGGTCACCCTGGACGGCTACTCCGCCGGGCTCTCCGGCGAGCCCGACAAGCGCGTCTTCGGCCTGCTGCGGATGCTCTGCGACGGGCTCGTGGTGGCCGCCGGCACGCTGCGCCACGAGGGCTACCGGGCGGTCCGGCTCGGCGAGGCGCGCCGCGCCTGGCGCCGCGAGCAGGGCCTCGCCGAATATCCGACCCTCGTGGTGGTCTCCGGCTCGCTGGACCTCGACCCGGCCCAGGCCTGCTTCGCCGACGCGCCGGTCCGGCCGCTCGTGCTCACCCGCGCGAACGCCGAGCCGCCGCCGGGGCTGACCGAGGTGGCCGACCTCGTCCGCTGCGGCACCGACCGGGTCGACCTGGCCGCCGGCCTGGCCGAGCTGCGCCGGCGCGGGCTCGACCAGCTGCTCTGCGAGGGCGGGCCGCAGCTGTTCGGCGCGCTCACCGCGGCCGACCTGGTGGACGAGCTGTGCCTGACCGTCGCGCCACTGCTCGCCGGGGCCGGCCCGGGCCGGATCACCGCCGGGGCCGGCAGCGCGCCCCGGCACCTGCCGCTGCGCCACGTGCTGGCCGCCGCCGACGGCGTGCTGATGCTGCGCTACGCCCGCGACCCCGGCGGGACACCGCCCGCCGGCGCCGCACCCGCCGCCTGA
- a CDS encoding plasmid pRiA4b ORF-3 family protein produces the protein MSRQIFQLKISLAGVRPPVWRRVLVPGGYTLDRLHRVVQHAMGWRDCHLHSFDIDGRQYGEPDPDGELALRDELDVRLDAVVGKGDRFRYTYDFGDWWEHDLVVEDVCTADPDERYPACVEGERACPPEDVGGPAGYAVLLAALADPGHAEHGMMREWAGPGFEPDLFAADRATTLLRRFC, from the coding sequence ATGTCGCGTCAGATCTTCCAACTGAAGATCTCCCTCGCCGGGGTCCGGCCGCCGGTGTGGCGGCGGGTTCTGGTCCCCGGCGGCTACACCCTGGACCGGCTGCACCGGGTGGTCCAGCACGCGATGGGCTGGCGCGACTGCCACCTGCACTCGTTCGACATCGACGGCCGCCAGTACGGCGAGCCCGACCCGGACGGCGAGCTGGCGCTGCGCGACGAGCTGGACGTCCGGCTGGACGCGGTGGTGGGCAAGGGCGACCGGTTCCGCTACACCTACGACTTCGGGGACTGGTGGGAGCACGACCTGGTGGTCGAGGACGTGTGCACGGCGGACCCGGACGAGCGCTACCCGGCCTGTGTCGAGGGGGAGCGGGCCTGCCCGCCGGAGGACGTGGGCGGCCCGGCGGGGTACGCCGTCCTGCTGGCCGCGCTGGCCGACCCCGGGCACGCCGAGCACGGGATGATGCGGGAGTGGGCCGGCCCCGGTTTCGAGCCGGATCTCTTCGCTGCCGACCGGGCCACCACCCTGCTGCGTCGCTTCTGCTGA
- a CDS encoding ABC transporter substrate-binding protein has protein sequence MRRRLRIAAAAVLATGLALGSAGCSKKNDDEGSTGEGGQVKLVLQTFQNFGYDQAIKDFEAAHPNIKVEHQKMGELRDFQPKLVQWLAAGSGAGDVVGLEEGVLFGYVQNPDKFANLLDLGAGELKANFPEWKWNNALTPDGKKLIALGTDVGGLAMCYRKDLFQQAGLPTDRDEVSKRISTWQDYIALGKEFKASGKVKAAWLDSATSLMQPYVMQNSETFFFDKDNKFIGDTNPVIKQTWDMGLQMAKDGLTAKTQRWSADWDGAFKNSAFATLPCPSWMTEGVIAPKSGPANSGKWDIAKIPGGGGNWGGSYLAVPAQTKHPKEAYELAKYLTSKEGHLAAFKEAGAMPSDIAGLEDPAFKDKTSEYFSGAPTGKIFGESVKNMKPVFLGAKHQQVWETIFEPQMQAAERGRLSSDAAWKKAVDEAKKATS, from the coding sequence ATGAGGCGCCGCCTCCGGATTGCCGCGGCCGCCGTGCTGGCCACGGGCCTTGCTCTCGGCAGCGCCGGGTGCAGCAAGAAGAACGACGACGAGGGGTCGACCGGCGAGGGCGGCCAGGTCAAGCTGGTCCTGCAGACCTTCCAGAACTTCGGGTACGACCAGGCCATCAAGGACTTCGAGGCGGCGCACCCGAACATCAAGGTCGAGCACCAGAAGATGGGCGAGCTGCGCGACTTCCAGCCGAAGCTGGTGCAGTGGCTCGCCGCGGGCAGCGGTGCCGGCGACGTGGTCGGTCTGGAGGAGGGCGTCCTGTTCGGGTACGTCCAGAACCCCGACAAGTTCGCCAACCTGCTCGACCTGGGCGCCGGTGAGCTGAAGGCCAACTTCCCCGAGTGGAAGTGGAACAACGCCCTGACGCCGGACGGCAAGAAGCTGATCGCGCTCGGCACCGACGTCGGTGGCCTGGCCATGTGCTACCGCAAGGACCTGTTCCAGCAGGCCGGTCTGCCCACCGACCGGGACGAGGTCTCGAAGCGGATCAGCACCTGGCAGGACTACATCGCGCTGGGCAAGGAGTTCAAGGCCAGCGGCAAGGTCAAGGCCGCCTGGCTGGACAGCGCCACCAGCCTGATGCAGCCGTACGTCATGCAGAACTCGGAGACCTTCTTCTTCGACAAGGACAACAAGTTCATCGGCGACACCAACCCGGTCATCAAGCAGACCTGGGACATGGGCCTGCAGATGGCCAAGGACGGGCTGACCGCCAAGACCCAGCGGTGGAGCGCCGACTGGGACGGGGCTTTCAAGAACTCCGCGTTCGCCACCCTCCCCTGCCCGTCGTGGATGACCGAGGGTGTCATCGCCCCGAAGTCCGGCCCGGCGAACTCCGGCAAGTGGGACATCGCCAAGATCCCCGGCGGCGGCGGCAACTGGGGTGGCTCCTACCTGGCCGTCCCGGCGCAGACGAAGCACCCGAAGGAGGCGTACGAGCTGGCCAAGTACCTGACCAGCAAGGAGGGCCACCTGGCGGCGTTCAAGGAGGCGGGCGCCATGCCGTCCGACATCGCCGGCCTCGAGGACCCGGCGTTCAAGGACAAGACGAGCGAGTACTTCAGCGGCGCGCCCACCGGCAAGATCTTCGGTGAGAGCGTCAAGAACATGAAGCCCGTCTTCCTCGGTGCCAAGCACCAGCAGGTCTGGGAGACCATCTTCGAGCCGCAGATGCAGGCGGCCGAGCGTGGCCGGCTCAGTTCGGATGCCGCCTGGAAGAAGGCGGTGGACGAGGCCAAGAAGGCGACCAGCTGA
- a CDS encoding carbohydrate ABC transporter permease, with protein sequence MSSTVRAVPPSRAGSPPPPAPLHRRRTYRLGRWDLKYSPYLYVAPFFVLFGVFGLFPVLYTVYVSLFDYELLSGTREFVGLENYHLLMQDAQFWNAAYNTLGIFVLSTVPQLIVALMLANLLNRQMKARTLLRMGVVIPNITSVAAVGIIFALIFADRYGLINWLLGTVGFDPIAWRDNRFASWFAIAFMVDWRWTGYNALIYLGAMQAIPKDLYESASLDGASTWRQFWAITVPLIRPTILFTIIISTIGGFQIFTEPLMYGNGLVRGGVDHQFQTLAMYIYEKTFTGNSEYGYGSAMSWLLFMMIIIFALINFALVRRSVKGDKK encoded by the coding sequence ATGAGTTCTACTGTCCGCGCGGTGCCACCATCGCGCGCCGGCTCGCCGCCTCCGCCCGCCCCGCTGCACCGCCGCCGGACGTACCGGCTCGGCCGCTGGGACCTCAAGTACTCCCCGTACCTCTACGTGGCCCCGTTCTTCGTCCTCTTCGGAGTCTTCGGCCTGTTCCCGGTCCTGTACACGGTCTACGTCTCGCTCTTCGACTACGAGCTGCTGAGCGGGACCAGGGAATTCGTGGGGCTGGAGAACTACCACCTCCTGATGCAGGACGCCCAGTTCTGGAACGCGGCCTACAACACCCTCGGCATCTTCGTGCTCAGCACCGTGCCGCAGCTCATCGTGGCGCTGATGCTCGCCAACCTGCTGAACCGGCAGATGAAGGCACGCACGCTGCTGCGGATGGGTGTGGTCATCCCCAACATCACCTCGGTGGCCGCGGTCGGCATCATCTTCGCGCTGATCTTCGCGGACCGGTACGGCCTCATCAACTGGTTGCTCGGCACGGTGGGATTCGACCCCATCGCCTGGCGGGACAACCGCTTCGCCTCCTGGTTCGCCATCGCCTTCATGGTCGACTGGCGGTGGACCGGCTACAACGCGCTGATCTACCTCGGTGCCATGCAGGCCATCCCGAAGGACCTGTACGAGTCGGCGTCGCTGGACGGGGCCTCGACCTGGCGGCAGTTCTGGGCGATCACCGTGCCGCTGATCCGGCCGACGATCCTCTTCACGATCATCATCTCCACCATCGGTGGCTTCCAGATCTTCACCGAGCCCCTGATGTACGGCAACGGCCTGGTCCGCGGCGGGGTGGACCACCAGTTCCAGACCCTGGCCATGTACATCTACGAGAAGACCTTCACCGGGAACTCCGAGTACGGGTACGGCTCCGCGATGTCCTGGCTGCTCTTCATGATGATCATCATCTTCGCGCTGATCAACTTCGCGCTGGTACGCCGGTCGGTGAAGGGGGACAAGAAGTGA
- a CDS encoding carbohydrate ABC transporter permease — protein MAPRNRGRLPGAQLWQASPLTYLALILGGVLSVFPIIWSFIIASRDNSAVYEMPPTPGDQLFTNIDRMLANDDAAFVYGLVNSAVVSTVVTISVIFFSSLAGFAFAKLKFRGSNALLLIIIMTMMVPTQLGVIPLYLMMVELGWTGTLQAVIVPFLVQGFGVFMMRQYAMSAISDELIEAARLDGCSTWRIYWNVVLPALRPAAAVLGLLTFMQTWNEFLWPFIVLTPDTPTVQYSLKILSSGLYQTDYVALFAGTALATLPLLIVFIIFGRQIIGGIMEGAVKS, from the coding sequence GTGGCGCCCCGCAACCGCGGCCGGCTCCCCGGTGCCCAGCTCTGGCAGGCCAGCCCGCTGACCTACCTCGCGCTCATCCTCGGCGGCGTCCTGTCGGTCTTTCCGATCATCTGGTCGTTCATCATCGCTTCGCGGGACAACAGCGCGGTCTACGAGATGCCGCCGACCCCCGGCGACCAGCTGTTCACCAACATCGACCGGATGCTCGCCAACGACGACGCCGCGTTCGTCTACGGCCTGGTCAACTCGGCCGTCGTGTCGACCGTCGTCACCATCTCGGTGATCTTCTTCTCCAGCCTGGCCGGCTTCGCCTTCGCCAAGCTCAAGTTCCGGGGCAGCAACGCGCTGCTGCTGATCATCATCATGACCATGATGGTGCCGACCCAGCTCGGTGTCATCCCGCTCTACCTGATGATGGTGGAACTCGGCTGGACGGGCACCCTGCAGGCGGTCATCGTGCCGTTCCTGGTGCAGGGCTTCGGCGTGTTCATGATGCGCCAGTACGCGATGTCCGCGATCAGCGACGAGCTGATCGAGGCGGCCCGGCTCGACGGCTGCTCCACGTGGCGGATCTACTGGAACGTGGTGCTGCCCGCGCTGCGGCCGGCGGCGGCGGTGCTCGGCCTGCTGACCTTCATGCAGACCTGGAACGAGTTCCTCTGGCCGTTCATCGTGCTGACCCCGGACACGCCGACGGTGCAGTACTCCCTGAAGATCCTCTCGTCCGGGCTGTACCAGACGGATTACGTGGCACTCTTTGCTGGTACCGCGCTGGCGACCCTGCCACTGTTGATCGTGTTCATCATCTTCGGCCGCCAGATCATCGGCGGAATCATGGAAGGCGCCGTCAAGTCGTGA
- a CDS encoding GH1 family beta-glucosidase, whose protein sequence is MSNPASPPAVGVLDQGAAATFPPGFLWGAATAAYQIEGAASEGGRTPSIWDTFSHTEGRTVAGHTGDVACDHYHRMPDDVRLMADLGLKSYRFSVSWPRVQPGGSGAVNAEGMDFYQRLVDELLGHGIEPWLTLYHWDLPQPLEDAGGWPARDTAGRFADYAQLVADALGDRVKYFTTFNEPWCSAFLGYGSGVHAPGRSDGADAVRAGHHLMLGHGLAVQALRASRPDAQLGITVNLYPVTPATDSPADADAARRIDALANRFFLDPVLRGAYPADLVADLRRVTDFGHVRDGDLAVISTPLDMVGVNYYSRYVVAAPSETPAAEAYWRAPSCWPGSPDVRFVTRGVPVTDMGWEIDAPGLVETLERVHLDYTDLPLYVTENGSAFVDAVVDGQVDDPDRLAYFDAHLRAAHAAISAGVPLKGYFAWSLIDNFEWAWGYTKRFGMVYVDYDSQARIPKSSARWYADVIRRNGLAAQ, encoded by the coding sequence GTGAGCAACCCAGCCAGCCCGCCCGCCGTCGGAGTCCTCGACCAGGGCGCGGCAGCCACCTTCCCGCCCGGCTTCCTCTGGGGCGCGGCGACCGCCGCGTACCAGATCGAGGGCGCGGCGAGCGAGGGCGGCCGCACCCCGTCGATCTGGGACACCTTCAGCCACACCGAGGGGCGGACGGTGGCGGGCCACACCGGCGACGTGGCCTGCGACCACTACCACCGGATGCCCGACGACGTGCGGCTGATGGCCGACCTGGGGTTGAAGTCCTACCGCTTCTCCGTCTCCTGGCCCCGGGTGCAGCCCGGCGGCAGCGGGGCGGTCAACGCGGAGGGGATGGACTTCTACCAGCGGCTGGTGGACGAGCTGCTGGGTCACGGCATCGAGCCCTGGCTGACCCTCTACCACTGGGACCTGCCCCAGCCGCTGGAGGACGCGGGCGGCTGGCCGGCCCGGGACACCGCCGGCCGGTTCGCCGACTACGCCCAGCTGGTCGCCGACGCCCTCGGCGACCGGGTGAAGTACTTCACCACCTTCAACGAGCCGTGGTGCTCGGCCTTCCTCGGCTACGGCTCCGGCGTGCACGCGCCCGGGCGGTCGGACGGGGCGGACGCCGTCCGGGCCGGGCACCACCTCATGCTCGGGCACGGGCTGGCCGTGCAGGCGCTGCGGGCCTCCCGCCCGGACGCGCAGCTCGGCATCACGGTCAACCTCTACCCGGTCACGCCGGCCACCGACTCGCCGGCGGACGCCGACGCCGCCCGCCGGATCGACGCGCTGGCCAACCGGTTCTTCCTCGACCCGGTGCTGCGCGGCGCGTACCCGGCGGACCTCGTCGCCGACCTGCGCCGGGTCACCGACTTCGGGCACGTCCGGGACGGCGACCTGGCCGTCATCTCGACCCCGCTGGACATGGTGGGTGTCAACTACTACAGCCGGTACGTGGTCGCCGCGCCGTCGGAGACCCCGGCGGCGGAGGCGTACTGGCGGGCACCCTCGTGCTGGCCCGGCAGCCCGGACGTCCGGTTCGTCACGCGGGGCGTCCCGGTGACCGACATGGGCTGGGAGATCGACGCTCCCGGCCTGGTGGAGACGCTGGAGCGGGTCCACCTCGACTATACGGACCTGCCGCTCTACGTCACCGAGAACGGCTCCGCGTTCGTCGACGCGGTGGTCGACGGCCAGGTCGACGACCCGGACCGGCTGGCGTACTTCGACGCGCACCTGCGCGCCGCGCACGCCGCCATCAGCGCGGGGGTGCCCCTCAAGGGCTACTTCGCCTGGTCGCTCATCGACAACTTCGAGTGGGCGTGGGGCTACACGAAGCGCTTCGGCATGGTCTACGTCGACTACGACAGCCAGGCCCGGATCCCGAAGTCCAGCGCGCGGTGGTACGCCGATGTGATCCGACGCAACGGCCTGGCCGCACAATAG